GACACTGCGGCCGAGGTGGTCGACGCCATCGCCATGGCCGCCGGCGGGAGCGGGTGGTTGTGAGTGCCCTCGTAGGTCGTTATCAGGATCGAACGGTCCTCCGCGCACCTCTGCACCTGTTGGTGCCCAAAAACAACGGACAATTAGTCGAACACTTGAGAGACGTAATTGCACTCATACGAGAAAACACACTTCCAGTGTGCTGCATTACCTGTTTGCGGACAGGGCATGCGGTGGCCATGGTGCATCTGTAGTAAGCCCGGGGGCATGGGTTTCCTTTCGCCATCTTCTGTCCGTACTTCCTCCACTGGCATCCATCGGTGATCTAAGAAAGCAACCAAGACTCACTGTGAGCGTCCGGAAAACTATTCATGTGCATGCACTGGAATAGCAGCTGTAGGTTTGGGGTGGTCTCGATCACCATGGGTGCTTCAGACCGTGCTCGAACAGATACGCGAGCTTTCCTCATGATGGCTTCTTGTACTTGCTCCGTGCTCTTGGAAGGGGATAACTTGGGATCTTTGCTTGGGTTCCAGCCTTGGTCTGGGCTGTCTTCCCTGCTAGACTTTGCGCGATCAGGTCGAGCAATCTGCTTGTGTAACTGGCGGTCCTTCGATCCCACTTCGACATTGTCCGGCGGCGAAGAGGGCTGGTCTCGGCTTGCCGTCGACGAGTGAGATGGCTCGTCGGCTTCCGCAGCTGGACCGAGATCCATGAACTGCCTCGGCACAAGAACTCCTCCATGTTCGTGATTCGTGGCCTGACCTTTTTCATCTGCCGCCTGGAGGATTGATGTACGTATCATCCATGGATCAGTTCATGAATTAGACTGCTAGTTTTAGTCAGTAGTTGGTACGATCATATCAAACCTCATGAGCCTGTGGGTCTCTTTTGGGTTGGTGTTGCTGCTGCATCAACGCGATGAGATGCATCTGAAGAGCATTATAGCTGGCGGTCAATTGGTTCAGCGTCTCGTTCAGCTTCTGGTTCTCTTCCTTCGTGCGTGCTAGCTCGGCCTGCATGGCCGCCAGCTGAATCAAGCAGGCGCAGAATCCATTAAACGACCAGCAAATTAATCAGACGACGCAGTTCAGCAAAGATCTCGTTCTTCTCACCTCACTCTTGTTCTCCTTGGAGTCATCGGCGGGCGACATCCCGTCGTCTACCGTCGACTGGTCGCTGCCGGCGTTGGCAGTGAGAAGATTCAATCCAGTCTACAAGTTACCCAATATCCACGACCAGATCAAAGCAATCAATACTTGACAGATTAATTCGAATCATCAATCACAAACAGGGAGATCTCATGCATGGAAATAAGTATATGTGATGAATGAATTACTAACATTGATGGTGAGATCTTCCCTCGTCACCTTGAGATCAAGGTCAGGCTCCACTTTGCTGACGGCCTTCCACCgctcatccgag
This Musa acuminata AAA Group cultivar baxijiao chromosome BXJ1-2, Cavendish_Baxijiao_AAA, whole genome shotgun sequence DNA region includes the following protein-coding sequences:
- the LOC135607099 gene encoding probable WRKY transcription factor 31, yielding MDEGGTTRGRGLTLNTSPPLFLSPPLDHGGDPRRPQPMESDRYRHRSGENRPVVNEMDFFSDERWKAVSKVEPDLDLKVTREDLTINTGLNLLTANAGSDQSTVDDGMSPADDSKENKSELAAMQAELARTKEENQKLNETLNQLTASYNALQMHLIALMQQQHQPKRDPQAHEAADEKGQATNHEHGGVLVPRQFMDLGPAAEADEPSHSSTASRDQPSSPPDNVEVGSKDRQLHKQIARPDRAKSSREDSPDQGWNPSKDPKLSPSKSTEQVQEAIMRKARVSVRARSEAPMITDGCQWRKYGQKMAKGNPCPRAYYRCTMATACPVRKQVQRCAEDRSILITTYEGTHNHPLPPAAMAMASTTSAAVSMLLSGSMSSPEGLMNPNFLARTILPYSSSMATISASAPFPTVTLDLTHNTNALQLQRPPAQFPLSFPGVAATAAAGFIAPSQIMGQALHNQSNFSGLQMPVGMEAAHLLHPKAQSALPSTLADTVSAATAAITADPNFTAALAAAISSIISGNHQSASNYDDNKSSANKTSSDGNNNKDDNPSRSNFRATQ